A single genomic interval of Stenotrophomonas sp. ZAC14D1_NAIMI4_1 harbors:
- a CDS encoding L,D-transpeptidase, which yields MRLPRLPLMLALALALPLAAQAATPATTAATAATAEVRGPTDLKPGEYLWHPEVSPAGPIVLVVSLDEQRAYVYRNGIAIGLSTISSGKAGHETPTGVFTILQKDKDHKSNLYNSAPMPYMQRLTWDGIALHGGSLPGHPASHGCVRLPQAFAQKLFSATQRGDTVVVADAKSAPMTLAYPAVLAPVNARGQALPETEGASPAKAWWDDAVAPSGQVGILVSLHDQRLYVLRDGVMIGESPLRADALPAFQGTTLFVMGQGFSDTPSPLDTQQRLHQWTAYPLLGQDRAQATPDLLATPSLPMALPADFARQLYQVLVPGTTLLVTSLPAVRPSAAESGLQPVLESEPATPTSKKS from the coding sequence ATGCGCCTGCCCCGTCTGCCCCTGATGCTCGCACTTGCCCTGGCCCTGCCGTTGGCGGCCCAGGCCGCCACGCCCGCCACCACCGCCGCTACCGCCGCTACCGCTGAGGTACGTGGCCCAACCGATCTGAAGCCCGGTGAGTACCTGTGGCATCCGGAAGTGTCGCCGGCCGGCCCGATCGTGCTGGTGGTCAGCCTGGATGAGCAGCGCGCCTACGTGTACCGCAACGGCATCGCCATCGGCCTGAGCACGATCAGTTCGGGCAAGGCCGGGCATGAAACACCCACGGGCGTGTTCACGATCCTGCAGAAAGACAAGGACCACAAATCCAACCTCTACAACAGCGCACCGATGCCCTACATGCAGCGGCTGACCTGGGATGGCATTGCCCTGCATGGCGGCAGCCTGCCCGGGCACCCGGCCTCGCACGGCTGCGTGCGCCTGCCGCAGGCGTTCGCGCAGAAGCTGTTCAGCGCAACCCAGCGCGGCGACACAGTCGTGGTGGCCGACGCCAAGAGTGCGCCGATGACCCTGGCCTACCCGGCGGTGCTGGCACCGGTGAACGCGCGTGGCCAGGCCCTGCCGGAAACCGAAGGCGCCAGCCCGGCCAAGGCCTGGTGGGACGATGCGGTCGCCCCCAGCGGCCAGGTCGGCATCCTGGTCAGCCTGCACGACCAGCGCCTGTACGTGCTGCGCGATGGCGTGATGATCGGCGAATCGCCGCTGCGGGCCGATGCGCTGCCGGCGTTCCAGGGCACCACGTTGTTCGTGATGGGGCAGGGCTTCAGCGATACGCCCAGCCCGCTGGACACGCAGCAGCGCCTGCACCAGTGGACCGCCTACCCGCTGCTGGGCCAGGACCGCGCGCAGGCCACCCCGGACCTGCTGGCCACGCCGTCGTTGCCGATGGCGCTGCCGGCCGATTTCGCCCGCCAGCTGTACCAGGTGCTGGTGCCGGGCACGACCCTGCTGGTCACCTCGCTGCCGGCGGTGCGCCCAAGCGCGGCTGAATCGGGATTGCAGCCGGTCTTGGAATCCGAACCCGCCACGCCCACGTCGAAAAAGTCCTGA
- a CDS encoding murein L,D-transpeptidase catalytic domain family protein gives MIASRTRWQAACGLLALVAAGSAVAAAPPATASTDDLTALLARTAPNADRHVLKLAATALRCALQRPELGIKAERLGVIDYSRPSTEQRLWVFDLARQRLLFEEWVAHGRNSGGNRTEHFSNRDGSFMSSIGAFTAQETYMGGNGYSLRLDGLEPGFNDKARDRAIVIHGAPYVNPTMARLQGRLGRSLGCPAVRLSVSRPLIDSLRGGTLVFAYYPDPQWLQHSQLLSPQCGEAGGVAAR, from the coding sequence ATGATTGCTTCACGCACGCGCTGGCAGGCCGCCTGCGGCCTGCTCGCGCTGGTCGCCGCCGGCAGCGCTGTCGCCGCGGCGCCGCCCGCCACCGCAAGCACCGACGACCTGACCGCGCTGCTGGCGCGCACGGCACCCAATGCCGACCGCCACGTATTGAAGCTGGCGGCCACGGCGTTGCGCTGCGCCCTGCAGCGTCCGGAACTGGGCATCAAGGCCGAGCGGCTGGGCGTCATCGATTACTCGCGGCCGTCCACCGAGCAGCGCCTGTGGGTGTTCGACCTGGCGCGGCAGCGGCTGCTGTTCGAGGAATGGGTGGCGCACGGCCGCAACAGTGGCGGCAACCGCACCGAGCACTTCTCCAACCGCGATGGCAGTTTCATGTCCAGCATCGGTGCCTTCACTGCGCAGGAAACCTACATGGGCGGCAACGGTTATTCGCTGCGGCTGGACGGGCTGGAGCCGGGCTTCAACGACAAGGCACGTGACCGCGCGATCGTCATCCACGGTGCGCCCTATGTGAACCCGACGATGGCCCGCCTGCAGGGCCGGCTGGGCCGCAGCCTGGGCTGCCCGGCGGTACGCCTGTCGGTGTCGCGGCCGCTGATCGATTCGCTGCGTGGCGGCACCCTGGTGTTCGCCTACTATCCCGACCCGCAATGGCTGCAGCATTCGCAGCTGCTGTCGCCGCAGTGTGGCGAAGCGGGCGGTGTTGCTGCGCGGTGA
- a CDS encoding HutD family protein: MDIDALLRTPSQVISSLDYRRERWRNGLGWTREILRLPAQGDDWALRLSVAEIEQDAAFSAFPGVERELVLLQGNGVRLRFADGRVAEVLPPHGRVRFAGEEALDGELVDGTTHDFNLMWKRGLLQAELLHRPLVGSMFFFCEPGVAWALYLLAGHAEFGADSGLPPMQAGDTAWLGAGERQRHALQGGGELLAIRVTRAG, encoded by the coding sequence ATGGACATAGATGCTCTGCTGCGCACCCCGAGCCAGGTGATCTCCAGCCTGGACTACCGCCGCGAACGCTGGCGCAACGGCCTGGGCTGGACCCGCGAGATCCTGCGCCTGCCCGCGCAGGGTGATGACTGGGCGCTGCGCCTGTCGGTGGCCGAGATCGAGCAGGACGCCGCGTTTTCGGCGTTCCCCGGCGTGGAGCGCGAGCTGGTGTTGCTGCAGGGCAATGGCGTGCGCCTGCGTTTTGCCGATGGCCGCGTGGCCGAGGTGCTGCCACCGCACGGGCGCGTGCGCTTTGCTGGCGAAGAAGCGCTTGACGGCGAGCTGGTCGATGGCACCACCCACGATTTCAACCTGATGTGGAAGCGCGGGCTGTTGCAGGCCGAGCTGCTGCACCGGCCGCTGGTGGGGTCGATGTTCTTCTTCTGCGAACCGGGCGTGGCCTGGGCGCTGTACCTGCTGGCCGGGCATGCGGAATTCGGCGCGGACAGCGGGTTGCCACCGATGCAGGCCGGCGATACCGCGTGGTTGGGTGCCGGTGAAAGGCAACGGCATGCATTGCAGGGCGGCGGCGAGTTGTTGGCGATACGGGTAACGCGCGCCGGGTAG
- a CDS encoding flavodoxin domain-containing protein, producing MSRRPTRAVLGNLIVMVLLAVAGYALLRLHLGETWWQGAPPARHWHGAVLAFALYALACTAVWWRGRPRDDAASGDVAPLLLVWSSQTGFARELAERSAEALRAASLPVRVRGLHEVDTALLAQSQRALFIASTTGEGDAPDHALPFLRRVMSTSPSLGHLQFGVLALGDRSYGHFCAFGHRVDDWLRQHGAHPMFDAIDVDNADPAALRHWQQLLGQIGGGASELPDWSPAEYQPWPLLQREHLNPGSLGGPVYWLRLQPPAGSDAQWQAGDIAEIGPQHAAVSTRAWLLERGFDPDLRLDDGVALLDRVVRSHLPSLVAPGDLPGLLASLQPLPHREYSIASVMADGALELLLRRQLRADGTPGIGSGWLCDHAVVHEPVQLRLRRNANFHGVAAEVPLLLIGNGTGIAGLRAHLHERARSGARRTWLLFGERSAAHDFHFGEELQTLLADGTLARLDAVFSRDGGAHRYVQDRLLAEAATLRQWVDEGATILVCGSLQGMAPAVDAVIEQVLGAEGKEALLMAGRYRRDVY from the coding sequence ATGAGCCGCCGGCCAACGCGCGCCGTGCTCGGCAACCTCATCGTGATGGTGCTGCTGGCCGTGGCCGGCTACGCCCTGCTGCGCCTGCACCTGGGCGAGACGTGGTGGCAGGGCGCCCCGCCCGCGCGCCACTGGCACGGCGCCGTCCTGGCCTTCGCACTGTATGCGCTGGCCTGCACCGCAGTGTGGTGGCGTGGGCGCCCGCGCGATGACGCCGCCAGCGGTGATGTCGCGCCGCTGCTGCTGGTGTGGTCCAGCCAGACCGGCTTCGCCCGCGAACTGGCCGAACGCAGCGCCGAGGCCCTGCGCGCCGCCAGCCTGCCGGTGCGCGTGCGTGGGCTGCATGAAGTCGACACCGCGCTGCTGGCGCAGAGCCAGCGCGCACTGTTCATCGCCAGCACCACCGGCGAAGGCGACGCCCCCGACCACGCCCTGCCCTTCCTGCGCCGGGTGATGAGCACCTCGCCCTCGCTGGGCCACCTGCAGTTCGGCGTGCTCGCGCTGGGTGACCGCAGCTACGGCCATTTCTGCGCGTTCGGCCACCGGGTCGACGACTGGCTGCGCCAACACGGCGCGCACCCGATGTTCGATGCGATCGACGTCGACAACGCCGATCCGGCCGCGCTGCGCCACTGGCAGCAGCTGCTGGGACAGATCGGCGGCGGTGCCAGCGAACTGCCTGACTGGAGCCCGGCGGAGTACCAGCCGTGGCCGCTGCTGCAGCGCGAACACCTCAACCCCGGCAGCCTCGGCGGGCCGGTGTACTGGCTGCGCCTGCAGCCACCGGCCGGCAGCGATGCGCAGTGGCAGGCCGGTGACATCGCCGAAATCGGCCCACAGCACGCTGCCGTTTCCACACGCGCGTGGCTGCTGGAGCGCGGTTTCGATCCGGACCTGCGGCTGGACGATGGCGTGGCTCTGCTGGATCGCGTCGTGCGCTCGCACCTGCCCAGCCTCGTCGCACCGGGCGACCTGCCCGGGTTGCTGGCGTCACTGCAGCCGTTGCCGCATCGCGAGTACTCGATTGCCTCGGTGATGGCCGACGGCGCGCTGGAACTGCTGCTGCGCCGCCAGCTGCGTGCCGACGGCACGCCCGGCATCGGCAGCGGCTGGCTGTGCGACCACGCGGTGGTGCATGAGCCGGTGCAGCTGCGCCTGCGTCGCAACGCCAATTTCCATGGCGTGGCCGCCGAGGTACCGCTGCTGTTGATCGGCAACGGCACCGGCATTGCCGGCCTGCGCGCGCACCTGCACGAGCGCGCCCGCAGCGGTGCGCGCCGCACCTGGCTGCTGTTTGGCGAACGTTCGGCCGCGCACGATTTCCATTTCGGCGAGGAGCTGCAGACGCTGCTGGCCGACGGCACGCTGGCGCGGCTGGATGCGGTGTTCAGCCGCGATGGCGGCGCCCACCGCTACGTGCAGGACCGGCTGCTGGCCGAAGCAGCGACGCTGCGGCAGTGGGTGGATGAAGGCGCCACGATCCTGGTCTGCGGCAGCCTGCAGGGCATGGCCCCGGCCGTGGATGCGGTGATCGAACAGGTGCTCGGTGCCGAGGGCAAGGAAGCACTGTTGATGGCCGGTCGTTACCGGCGCGACGTGTATTGA
- a CDS encoding FAD:protein FMN transferase, with the protein MTDPLSDIARLGGTTMGTTWSVSLVAPRQRDLHPLHAGIQARLDEVVAQMSTWDAGSDLARYNRAAAGQWCPLPAETRHVLAAAQAIAATSDGAFDPTLGPLVALWGFGAQAGPRRVPDAATLQATRARCGWQQLQWRADALLQPGGLELDLSAIAKGFGVDHVAAWLRAQGITAALIEVGGELTGYGRKPDGQPWRVLVESAPEEDAHGDTPPRVLALDGKAVATSGDRWHQYHADGQAYSHSLDPRTGMPVRQVAAAVTVVADDAMHADAWATALTVLGREQGLALAEREGLAARYLERAIDGPREHLSSAFQRLLDEQAA; encoded by the coding sequence ATGACCGATCCCCTGTCCGACATCGCCCGCCTCGGCGGCACCACCATGGGCACCACCTGGAGTGTGTCGCTGGTGGCGCCACGCCAGCGCGACCTGCACCCGCTGCACGCTGGCATCCAGGCGCGCCTGGATGAGGTGGTCGCGCAGATGAGCACCTGGGACGCCGGCTCGGACCTGGCCCGCTACAACCGCGCCGCCGCCGGCCAGTGGTGCCCGTTGCCGGCCGAAACCCGCCATGTGCTGGCCGCCGCGCAGGCGATTGCCGCCACCAGCGACGGCGCATTCGATCCCACCCTGGGCCCGCTGGTCGCGCTGTGGGGCTTCGGTGCACAGGCCGGCCCACGCCGCGTGCCCGACGCCGCCACCCTGCAGGCCACGCGTGCGCGCTGTGGCTGGCAGCAGTTGCAGTGGCGCGCTGACGCCCTGCTGCAACCTGGCGGCCTGGAACTCGATCTCTCTGCGATTGCCAAGGGCTTCGGTGTCGACCACGTCGCTGCCTGGCTGCGCGCGCAGGGCATCACCGCGGCACTGATCGAAGTGGGCGGCGAACTGACCGGCTACGGCCGCAAGCCGGATGGGCAGCCGTGGCGCGTCCTGGTGGAGTCGGCCCCGGAAGAAGATGCGCACGGCGATACGCCGCCGCGCGTGCTGGCGCTGGATGGCAAGGCCGTGGCCACCTCGGGCGACCGTTGGCACCAGTACCACGCCGATGGCCAGGCCTACAGCCACAGCTTGGACCCGCGCACCGGCATGCCGGTGCGGCAGGTCGCCGCCGCAGTGACCGTGGTGGCCGACGATGCCATGCACGCCGATGCCTGGGCCACCGCGCTGACCGTGCTCGGCCGCGAACAGGGCCTGGCCCTGGCCGAGCGCGAAGGCCTGGCCGCACGCTACCTGGAACGCGCGATCGACGGTCCGCGCGAACATCTCAGCAGCGCCTTCCAGCGCCTGCTGGACGAGCAGGCCGCATGA